The region CCAGGAACATTTTGCAGGGCAGGCAGTTCCCTTGCAGACATGCCAAGACTGGTGCAAGgcaaagtaaaaggaaagaatttttccTGGGGAGTGGAGAAAGCCCCATCCCGCACAGAGCCtggagggactgggagcagcctGCCTCCCAGATGCTTTTGGGCTGAGGGCAGCATTGGATTTTGAACCGCTGggttggtgttggttttttttttttagaagctcaTCTGGTTATTTCAGCCTGTTACCCCATAAGTGGAGGCTTGCCCGTTTCCTTGCCTCTGGCTTGCATCTGTTCCAGGGGAACATCTGTAGGCTGGTGCAAGCCTTGCGGAGGATCGTCGTAGCCTGCCCTGCATGCGTGGCTCCCTGGGGAGGAACCCACCCTTCCTGGCTCAGGCTGCCTGCGGACCCTTCACTGTCCCCATGGCTCCTTCTCAGACCGGTCACCCGCAGCCACCACCGCACACATGGTCTGACACAGGCTGACCTCTGCAGTGCTTGACTGCTGCtagctccttccttcccccccttccttcaaATCAGGCCACAGCCAGTGTCACTGGAGCCGCCGGCTGGAATTACAGCAGTCCCGccaatgtatattttaaaagtctctcCTTCAATATTTAAACAGGAAGATCCCTGACGCAATGGCAAACTGCTGACGAAGGGAGGAGCGGGCACGAGTGGCCCACAGTGTCGAGGCAAGTGTTACGGTGGCACCCGTGAGCACAGAGAGCTTTCCTGGGGAAGAAGCTCAGCACAGGAGAGCGTGGAGAAGCAGGGGGCCTTACAGACCAAACCTCTTCTCCCTGGTGGCAGCTGAGGGGTTTGCACCCTGGAGGGACCTGGGATGCTTggccagagaaaggaaaaggtacTCTGAAAGACATCAGCCTTGCCGGGCATGTGGATGCTCGCCTAAAAACACACAGCACCCCAGAACTGCGGAGCTGATGAGCGCGAGAAAGGAGTCAGAAGTTTCCCACAGGCCAGCAGCAAATGCTGTCAGTCGGACAGACGTGCTCGACCCTCCCCACAGATGTGTTCTCAGGCCTTTGGACCGTGCAGTCTCCCTAGCGGGGCCATTTCAAGGAGCCTCCCTAGTACATCTGCTTCTCCTCTGGTCGGACCAGCTCTGAACACAGCTCCTGGGTACAGATCTGAAGGCCTGTCAGCCTTCCCCATgtaggcacccatgggtgggctCCCAGTCTGTCACTCACAACCCAGTCCTGCCCGGCTCCAAGCTCTCCGCTTCCCCGGAGGACTAAGCACCAGAGGCAGCTCAGTGCCTGGCGGGGGCATCTGGAagcagggcaggatcaggcccaggaAGCGTATCGCAAGCGCTACAAAATCAGGTTCAATCTGCCTTTTTTCCAAAGGTCTTTGATGTTTCCCATCCTTACTCTCCTGAGCGCTTTTTAGATCACTTGGAACCAGAAAATATTCGCTGGCTGGACCACCTTAACGTAAAACTTTACAAATTTACACTCTGTTGGCTGTAGAGGTGGAAGAAATCTCCCCCAATAATTGCTGTGGGAGGTAGTCCCTGCACCAGCGCTCGCAACTGCAAAGTCTACACCACTCACATCAGCTGTCCGAGTTCCCAACAGAGAATTACCTGTACTGAAATCTCTCCCGTTAGCTCCTTAACAGAAAATACACCAGACTTCCAGATATTAAAACCACCACCCTTACAGGTAAATTCCAAAACACCTCCTCACAGTCAGGGCTCCCACCTGAACTCAGGGCAGGCACAAGCAGCTACGTGGACCCCCCCAACACCTCACTGTGCTCAGCTGCCCGATGGTGGAGCGAGGGGGAAAGGCCTGTGCCCCGGTCCGCCTCTAGCTGAGCCCAGGCAGCGGCAACTGCGGCTGCCCGGCCGGGAGAAAGCGGTCAGCGTGCTAGCATTACACCGATTTTCCTCTCGTTGGTTTTTATACCGATTCGGGCCTGCGTTTTCAATGCTCTCCCAGCACGGCTCTGTCAGGGGCAGAAAGAGGCAACCGCgcccccgccgccatcttggggaGGGACCCTCGGCAAgcggccgccgccatcttggggggATCCCGGGGGGGGCGCCATCTTGGGAAGGGacccggggagggggaggcggccGCGCCATCTTGGGGAGGTCGGCCCGGCTTGCCCTCGGGAGCGCCCTTCACGGTTTCATGGCGGCGGCCGACGTGGCGGGGTCGGAATCGGGATCGGGGTAGAATCCCGCCCTGCGATCGGGGAAACGCCGCTTCCCCCCCGCGGCACTCGGCCGCCTCCCGTCACCACTTCCGGGTGAGAAACGGTGACCTCCGCCCCCTGACCCTGCCGCTTCCTTTCCAGTGGCGGCCGCCGGAGGAGACGCGCAGGTGAGTGTGGGGCTGCCGCGCATCCGTCGCCATCCGCCGGCCCGCGCCTCGCTGACGCCTTCCCGCCCGCCGTCCGCCTCCTCGGGCCCGGGGCTCCGCGGGGCAGCGCAGCTGGCGCGGGGGAGGCGCgcccggcggagcggggcgcTAGGCCGCAGGCGAGCCGGGGGCTGGCGTAGCTAGGCGCCCGGGGAAGGGCCGGCGCTCACGGCTGGGGGCGGAGGAGAGGGGAGGCAGGGCCGCGGCTCTCTGCTCGGCCGAGGCTGCGGGAGGCGGCTGCGGGCCTCCTCCCGCCCGCTGGCCCCTGAGCGGCCGGGGCTGTGTTCAGTGCGGCCTCAGGTGAGCGCTGAAGAGCAGCGGGCTCGTTGCTCCGAGGTCGGTATCAGTGGTAACAGCGCCCAGGGCTCGGTGTTTGCTCTGTCTGTCCTGTGGGTATCGCTAGGCTTTATGGACCCCAGCTGGGGACGGTAATGTCCATGGAGCCTTTTGCTAGCTGTCAGGAAGGGGACGTGGCTGTCAGAGTGGCTGTGTAGGCCTTGATTTAACAGTCGGTGCTCacggctgtttttttttttgaggggaccGTCGGGCTGAGGCCTGTGGGTGAAAGTACGTCATGCTTGGGTTGATTTCCTTAATGATGTCAGTAGACTTCTCCAAGGTGCCAGTTGTAGCTGGTATTTGGCAGGAGAGGGCAATAGGGAACCTACTTCCCGTGCTCCGGAGCAGTTGCAGGGGATCCCCAGCCACCTAACCAAGCACTGCTGACTGccatgtctgccaccttccgtggctGGGTGTAGGCTTCAGAGGCAGAAGACTTGGGCTGGTCCCAAGGATGATGTTAGGAGACCAATAACAAGGAAGAACCCAAGCTAGTATTTGAAAGGTCTGCAGAGTCAGAGCTTTACCCGGGTCTTTAATAATTGTTTGGCTAggtattttctttccataaagTCATATAAACAAGCAAGGAGAAGCTCTTAGCATTGTTGGTTATCAAGGAAGGGggctccctgtgctgcagcagtgccTGGGGGCAGCAGCTGCCATGAAGCACAGCTTAGGTAGCTTCTACTGTGAAGTGCTGCAGGAGAGACCCCACTAAACAGTTGTGGGTGGTGACCTGCCTGCCAGCACACAGGAAAGCTCGGAATCTTGGGTTTTATAAGAAGTCCACTTGTACCCCAAAATTACTACCTGCGTTTTGCCAACGGTAACTCATTTATCTTGCTTAGTAAAAGGTTGCAGTAGCAGGGAATTTCCTAAAATCCTGTAAGAGGATGCTGAAGAATCCACCATCACTCATACTTTGGTTGTTGTTCAGAAATGGCACCTCGTAAGGgcaaggagaagaaggaagaacagGTCATCAGCTTGGGACCTCAGGTTGCTGAAGGAGAAAACGTGTTCGGCGTCTGCCATATCTTTGCTTCCTTCAATGATACTTTCGTCCATGTGACTGATCTCTCTGGCAAGTGAGTATTGAACGCCAGTCAGCTCCCTGCAGTACCTGGCtcctttcattttgaaaacagagaTCAGATTTGGCTGGGGGTTCCAACAGAATCCTTGAGCTTCTGCTGAGCTGTAAGATAAGATTGTGTGCATACATGAACATAGGCCAGATGGCTTGGTGTGCTCCTCTGGGATGAATGTTGTGCTCAAGGTACTGGATGGCAGCTTACTCATCCTGTAACACTCAAAATACCTGGTTCTGTCTGTACCCAGAAGCTGGTTtgtggggaggaaagaggaagggcttttttctgaatgtcttctttcccttttgtaGGGAAACCATCTGCCGTGTGACTGGTGGCATGAAGGTGAAGGCAGACAGAGATGAGTCTTCTCCCTACGCAGCTATGCTGGCAGCCCAGGATGTTGCCCAGAGGTGCAAGGAACTGGGCATCACTGCCCTGCACATCAAGCTGCGTGCTACTGGTGGAAATAGGTATGTTGGAGGGGCTGGGCTCAGCATTGCCAGAGGATGTGTCTGGTCTTGGATCCGTGCCAGATTGCATCACATCACTTCTTTGCACTGCCTCAGTTCGTAAGGTAGATGCACCCTGTGAACTTGGCTTTAAACTTGACCTGAAGGATGTCTGTCACTTGGTATGGTGACTGGCTGTTGTCATGTCTCACTGAGAATCTGGAACTCATTCTGAATGGGCGTCTTCAGTTGACTGGAGTTAGGGTATGCTCTTATTTAGCTggtggtggatggggaggtgctGTCAAACTTGGAGATGTGTTAGCTTGGAATGACAGTGAAGTGCCTGTCTGGTGGCTGATTGTGAATGGTTTGGGTCTGGGGACAGGAGGAGGGTGAGTTCTGGTATCTGGATGTTTTGGTCTGGGGACACTGTGATTTTAACATTATCAATTGTTTGTGAACTGTGTTCAACTCCTAAATCGCTTAAGGGATTATTGGTTCTGACTGTCTCCTCCAGGACCAAGACTCCTGGACCTGGTGCTCAGTCAGCACTGAGAGCTCTGGCCCGATCTGGAATGAAGATCGGCCGCATTGGTGAGTGATGGAGAAAGTGATAACTGGATGTGTATGTCATGGTATATCAGCACAGAGCCTTGTtactttggagaggaaaaaaaagaaagaaaaacaaaacagaaaaacaaaaccatgttttTCTTGGCCTCTGTCAGATGGCACTGAAGGTGTGATTTAATCTAAACAGATTCTTAAATTGACAATTCACCAGGAGGTGGCATAAACAGACTTGAGAAACCAAGTTTCTGTCTGCACGATAAatcccagctgcacagcaggatgCTGATGCTCGTCTGACATAACAGCGTTTGTGCCAGAGCTGTTGAGTCGCCTAGAAATACCGTGTTGGTCTCGGTTTAAGAGCGTGACTCAGTAATGATGGAATTCCTCCAACTGTTTGAGAGACAGTCCCAAACTTTGTAGGGGAGTCACAAGAAGCAGTGGTGCTGGCTGCTCTGAAAGATACAACAAGCACCCTCTGTTTCTTTGGAAATGCTGTGGCTGCTTGGTTTAAGTGGGATGGGAGATGGGGATTTTTGCTTCCTAAGTATTAAATCACTGGGTACCCAGCCCTCGGCAAGTTCACGAATATCTGCACTCCCATGGAGTGTTTCTTCTGCCTGTGCATGGCTTCTGTGGTGACTGACTACTGAGGTGCAGCCGTGACTGCTGGGGTTGGGTGGCTGTGCCCGGTTGGTTTCTTGGGGTATCTCTGGAAAGTaactgtggttttgggttttcttctccctgcagagGATGTCACCCCCATCCCCTCTGACAGTACTCGCAGAAAGGGTGGTCGCCGTGGACGTCGTCTGTAAACAATGCTGCACCTTTCGTTATTAAAGCTCTCTTTTAAACCTCTTCTCAGCTGTGTGTTTTCTTACTGAGGTATGCTCAGAAGTTGAGTGACTTTAGTTTTAATTACATCCACCAGTGGCTTATGCTCTGAAGCTGGGCTTCTGGTTTGTGTTGGGGTTAGTACTGCTGCAGCAGAGGTGCTTTTGAATTACATGGGAAAAGCTTCTAAAAGCACTGGAATtacagctccctcagctgctctgtttatgtatttatacTTCCAGaggtatttaagaaaaatgacTCCTCGCTTCTTAGTCCTGCCCTGCTTCCTGCACTGGTGTTTGCCCTCCACGGAATGTGCTGCCATCACCTGGAATAAGTACCCATTTCCACCTTTGCCAGTGTTTCTCTTCCTAGCTCTCCAGGCTTTGAAGTCACTCCTGTTCCTGCCGCTTCCTCGGCTGTAACAAGATTTTAGACCAAGATGAGATTCATGGGCATACAATACTTGAGAAGTGTAGTTTAAATTAGGTGGGTTCTGTATGCTTATGGTTAAAATAGCTGTGGCTTCTACAGCTTGAGAGAGAGATATGAAATTGTCAAAGTTCCTCCTGTGCAGTGGTGATGTCAGCCCTCATACAGTGCAGTGCCTGTTTGGACGTGGGTCTGTCTTGCGCTATCCTGCGATAGGTAGGTAGGAGTTTATTGCAGTCGGCTACAACTTGTAGTGTTTTCCCTTGTTCAGTGGAACTCTTGGCAATGAGTGAGTGAGCTCATCTGGAGCTGGTAAAGTGTTTGCCCAGGAATACTTGCAGTCAGGTTTAAGTGATGGTTATTTATCAGAATGGGTTGAAAAACCTTAGGGTTCTTAGCACAGTTACATGGCAAGCAGTAGTCCTATACGTGATGTGGTGTGGCCTGTAAAATGAAGCTGGAAGGCGGTGTTCTGATGTCCTGGGGTCCTGGACAAGGTCAGCCTCCAGATCCTGAGGCTTAAGACCCTCACCGCTTTTGCGGGGGCTCTTTCCCACACCTTTGCATCTTAAAACACTTTACGGGGGATTCCTTTACCTGCCCGCTCCTGAGCCTCCCTCCCCTTGTGGGAAAGGATGCTTTGGCTGATGGTGGTGTTGGAGGTGCTCTGCTCTCAAACCAGTCTCTGTTCTGGTAAAGTTACTCAGCCCGGACTGGATCCAGAAGATGTTGCTTCTGTCAAGCTTGGTCATCAGTTGTCAAGCCCTAGCTCTTGCACAGTACAAGGGGATGAGTTTCACAGAGGAGGAAACCAGGCTGTCTGATCTGAAGCCATGGTGCCTCTTGATCGAAATAGTGAAAACTACTTGGATGCTTGTGGTTTCAAAGTGAGTCATGATCTCTTGGAGGTGTCCTTGCTGTGGAAAAGAAAGCTGGGCTCGTGAGCAAGCTAACTACTGTTGGGTTTTCTGCAAACTGTTGCTTAATACATGACTTCccctttctgtggaaaaaatttCTGCCTGGACAGATGTTCCTAAGCCAGCATTTCCCTTGGCGCAGCCATAGTGTTTTATTTGCAATTTTATATGTGGCCATGGAAAACTTCAGAATAAACTTCCCTTACTGTCTTAGAAGTGCGCTATTTGCTGTTCAAATCACAGTTTTCCTGTACTTAAAGTGTTCTTTAAACTCTGTGAAGAGAAGGTGCTGAAAAAATGAAACCAGTGGTGGCTCAGCCAGCATGGAGCTGAACTGAGGAGGGAACAGGGCAGAGGACTGCAGCAGAGTGGGAATGCTGTTTGCAGGAGGTGAAGGTGTGGCGTGTTACTAACAGCtcatcagtttggttttttttaatttattttattttattaatatacttGTAGATAAAGTGAAACCTGTTGCTGTTCTGGTATGTGTTACTTTGTCCTAGGTGACATTCATGTGGCTACTTCACAGGGTACATTTGGCGAGAGCTCTACAGGAACATAAGATCCAACGCAGGACCTTTGCAGCGGTACAAATTTAACAGACTGGGCTCATCTCTTTTGGGTGCAGTTTGTGATGTTTTCTGCTCAGTTCCGTCTCCCTTCTGCTGCCCACCAAGGCAGGGCCCAGCCAGCCTGGCGCAGGAAAGTTTAGCCCTGCAGTGTTTAAGGGCAGATGTGGCAGTGGGAAGGTGTGTGCTCACTACTGCTCTGAGGGCATGAGAAGGGAAGCGGCTTTTTATCCAGCTGGGGGGTTCTCCCCATGTAGCAGTGTTGGGCTGATCTCCAGGCAGCATGGACCTGGCTGGCACCCCGTGGCAATGAGCCTTGTGGTGGCATTGGTCTCGTTCGGCTCTGGAGAGGAGgttgctgaagcagcagctgggacCTTCGTGTCTAACCTgaggcaggaggaacacagaccTACTACCCTGCTTGGTGTATCCTCCCCTGGGGAGGTTTTCTGGGGCTTGCACAGGTGGCAGGAGCTTTGCCCAGCGCAGGAAGGTGGATTTGCTTTATTAGCCCTTAATCTTTGGAAGCAGGAGCTCTGCTGGGTGCGCAGGGCTGTCAAGACTGAGCTGCTGTAAACCCAGCCCATGCCACTTGCTGCCCTTGCTGTACCGTGGGCAGAGTGTTTGTTCCCTGACCTTGCTGTACAATTAATGgcaaaaatagcttttatttcttAGCTGATCTGACGTCTTTGAAACAACTTCCCATGTTGGTGTAAACCCCCCAAGGGAAGAAATGGTGAATGAGGAAGAGAAACGGGAGAGCCAAGCAGGTCGCTGCATGGCGCAGGCTGCCTGGCACACATCCCAGGGCTGTATGGAGGGAAAGACTCTCCTGGCTGAGTGGCGTGGATGGGTTTCAGGGCTCTTGCCAgtccctgcccctacccagctggCCTGTCTTGTGTGATTTGGCGAGGAACTATGTCACCTGCAAACCCCCTGCAGCTGGGTGATGGCTCCCTGCCTCCGGCTGCATGGGTGGGAGATGTGTGGCTGCCCACCCTGTGTCTCCCTGGCAGGGATGCTCGTCCTACCGAGGGCAGGGGGCTTCTCAGGGGCTGCAGTGCATCCCCAGAGACGGGTCTGTGTTTGCTGGGGAGCCCTGTGCCTCGGCCGTTCACCTTGGGTTTGCCTGGGGCTGATCCTGTGCTGCCAAGGGTGTCTTCTCACCTGCAGTGAGAAATGGGGGTTTGTTCACCAAATGTCAGTCTATGCAGGATCTGCGGGCTGTGAGATGGAGGCTCGGCTGGTAATGAATGGCTTCACATGAATGCCTGCGGGGTTATTTCCGCCTCCCTGCCCAAAATAATTGGTCTGCTGGCTTGGGTCAAGGTTCCCAGAGAACAGGCACGTCTGAGCCGAGTCCTGAAACTGCTCCTTGCTCCAGATGgcttcttttcccccaaaagacaGCTGGTTCCCCAGCCTCCTGTCACGGTGCTTGTCAAGTTTTTCATGGGCAGCACAAAATACACACAAATACGAAGCCTCGGGGGTGACAGGGTGGTGATGAGCCTGTGCTGGGTCTGGGTGCCAGCCTCAGGCtatggaagaaagagaaggggatAAGGCAGACTGAAAGCTGCTCTGTAAAAAGGTCTGCATCTTCCCAGGAAAATCAATGTACAGACTTGAAACACGTTAGATGCCACAGCCCTGTGCAGaaaggtatgggggggggggggggggggggcggggagtatTGAAGAAGTTATTGGAAATGTCTGTGTGCAGAGAGAGGTCTGATTTGGTGCTGACAGTCCCCAGCTGGGCTTGGGGCCAGGGGCTCagcctgcctgggggggagcagggctctccccccccccccccccccccccccccagtttatcgCCTGTGTTTGTGGTTTGCAGAGTTGGGCCCAGCTCCATGAAGTCGTGGGGGGGTTTGCTCTTGAGTTCCTGTTCAGCCTTTCCTTAGTTCCCCTTAGGGCTAAGACTGGTCACGGAATGTGTCTGGAGCGTggccccagggtggggggctTGCAGCAGTGAGCAGCTGAGCACAGGCTGGGGCTGCGACAAAACCCCATGTCCCCCCAAACTCCCCAGTGCCCGCTGTGGGCTGAGAGTAAGAGGAGAGCTGAAAAATTTATGGAAGggttttatgtgcttttttctccccccccccccccccctttttttcccctttttttttaaaaacacctcaGATATGGTTGCTAAATGTAGCATCCcctaaaaaaaagcagcagataagTTATTTGTCTTCAAAATAGCCTGCGGGGAGGAATGCAGGtgggggcaggagctggggacacaAGTGGCCTGGGGTGAGGCTGATGGACACCCTTGGGCAGAGGGTCCgtgcacccctgggtgcccccggGACTTTCCCAGCTGGGTCGCATGAGCCTGGGGAT is a window of Accipiter gentilis chromosome 26, bAccGen1.1, whole genome shotgun sequence DNA encoding:
- the RPS14 gene encoding 40S ribosomal protein S14, which encodes MAPRKGKEKKEEQVISLGPQVAEGENVFGVCHIFASFNDTFVHVTDLSGKETICRVTGGMKVKADRDESSPYAAMLAAQDVAQRCKELGITALHIKLRATGGNRTKTPGPGAQSALRALARSGMKIGRIEDVTPIPSDSTRRKGGRRGRRL